In Engraulis encrasicolus isolate BLACKSEA-1 chromosome 15, IST_EnEncr_1.0, whole genome shotgun sequence, the following proteins share a genomic window:
- the LOC134464024 gene encoding nuclear receptor subfamily 4 group A member 2-like: MPCVQAQYGSSPQGASPASQSYSYTPTRELSCDFLTPEFVKFSMDLTNAEISATTSLPSFSTFVDTYTASYEVKPPCLYQMSHAAGEHQLSIKVEDMSSAHGYPHHHPQPHLSHQAEEMVPHSGSMYYKPSSPSLSAPPPPPPNFSVTSHNNGWDDTGSLHAFHPNYMATSHMMEQQRKSAVSRLFSFKHHQQSPACAPVSVSGCSMRFDSSPAGHRVMEGQNFSLPGALRKQHGIGLHHSLPLGPGHHGLMDQVPSPPPRGSPSTEGLCAVCGDNAACQHYGVRTCEGCKGFFKRTVQKNAKYVCLANKNCPVDKRRRNRCQYCRFQKCLVVGMVKEVVRTANLKGRRGRLPSKLKTPQEQSTSPPVSMATALVRAHVDSNPPMSRLDYSRFQANHDYHATGDVTEHIQQFYDLLTGSMGIIRGWAEKIPGFCDLPKPDQDLLFESAFLELFVLRLSYRSNPMEGKLIFCNGVVLHRLQCVRGFGDWIDSIVEFSANLQSLNLDVSSFSCIAALTMVTERHGLKEPRKVEELQNRILTCLKEQVAFNGTQSPHSQSHLSKLLGKLPELRTLCTQGLQRIFYLKLEDLVPPPAIIDKLFLDTLPF; encoded by the exons ATGCCCTGCGTCCAAGCACAGTATGGGTCTTCACCGCAAGGAGCGAGTCCAGCATCGCAGAGTTACAGCTACACGCCGACCCGAGAGCTCAGCTGCGACTTCCTGACGCCCGAGTTCGTGAAGTTTAGCATGGACTTGACTAACGCTGAGATCTCAGCCACCACGTCACTCCCGAGTTTCAGCACATTCGTGGACACCTACACCGCCAGCTACGAAGTCAAGCCCCCTTGCCTCTATCAAATGTCCCACGCCGCCGGTGAGCACCAGCTATCTATCAAAGTGGAAGACATGTCCTCCGCGCACGGATATCCCCACCATCACCCCCAGCCTCACCTCTCGCATCAAGCCGAGGAGATGGTCCCTCACTCGGGCTCCATGTACTATAAGCCCTCCTCTCCAAGCCTCTCGGCACCACCGCCTCCACCACCAAACTTTTCAGTCACGAGCCACAACAACGGCTGGGACGACACGGGCTCCCTCCACGCCTTCCACCCAAACTACATGGCCACTTCGCACATGATGGAGCAGCAGCGCAAAAGCGCCGTGTCCCGGCTGTTCTCGTTCAAACACCACCAGCAGTCGCCAGCCTGCGCACCCGTGTCGGTGTCTGGCTGCTCGATGCGATTCGACAGCTCCCCCGCAGGCCACCGCGTCATGGAGGGCCAGAACTTTTCCCTTCCCGGCGCCCTGCGAAAACAGCACGGCATTGGACTGCACCACTCCCTGCCGCTCGGACCCGGGCATCATGGTCTGATGGACCAAGTCCCCTCTCCACCGCCCAGGGGCTCGCCTTCCACCGAGGGCTTGTGCGCTGTGTGCGGGGACAACGCCGCCTGTCAGCACTACGGGGTGCGCACCTGCGAAGGCTGCAAGGGATTTTTCAAG AGAACTGTTCAGAAAAACGCCAAGTACGTCTGCCTTGCCAACAAAAACTGCCCCGTTGATAAGCGACGGAGAAACCGGTGTCAGTACTGTCGCTTCCAGAAGTGCCTTGTCGTGGGGATGGTCAAAGAAG TTGTGAGAACGGCTAATTTGAAGGGCCGCAGGGGCCGTCTGCCTTCCAAGCTCAAGACTCCACAGGAGCAGTCAACATCGCCACCTGTCAGCATGGCTACGGCGCTTGTCAGGGCCCACGTGGATTCGAACCCGCCCATGTCCCGACTCGACTACTCCAGA TTTCAAGCCAACCACGACTACCATGCCACGGGAGATGTCACGGAGCACATCCAACAGTTCTACGACCTGCTCACTGGCTCCATGGGCATCATACGGGGCTGGGCGGAGAAGATCCCGGGTTTCTGCGACCTCCCAAAACCGGACCAAGACCTGCTGTTTGAGTCAGCCTTTCTGGAGCTCTTTGTTCTCCGGCTTTCTTACAG ATCTAACCCCATGGAGGGCAAGCTTATCTTCTGTAACGGGGTGGTGCTGCACCGGCTGCAGTGTGTGCGGGGCTTCGGTGACTGGATCGACTCCATCGTGGAATTCTCCGCCAACCTGCAGAGCCTGAACCTGGACGTCTCATCCTTCTCCTGCATCGCTGCGCTCACCATGGTAACAG AGAGACACGGACTAAAAGAGCCGAGGAAAGTGGAGGAACTTCAGAACAGAATTTTAACCTGCCTGAAGGAGCAAGTGGCCTTCAACGGCACGCAGAGTCCCCACAGTCAAAGTCACCTCTCCAAGCTTTTGGGGAAACTCCCAGAGTTGCGCACGCTGTGCACACAAGGACTGCAGCGAATTTTCTATTTAAAACTTGAAGACTTGGTCCCTCCGCCGGCGATCATCGATAAGCTGTTCCTGGATACACTTCCCTTCTGa